From the genome of Vicia villosa cultivar HV-30 ecotype Madison, WI linkage group LG2, Vvil1.0, whole genome shotgun sequence, one region includes:
- the LOC131649263 gene encoding uncharacterized protein LOC131649263 — MAQMMQGMQGQQPPTQAPVPQAAAGPDFRAFFRMDPPEFVGGLDSLLAHDWLAGMERVFQAIQCTEEEKVIFANQKMKGPALRWWNTASTYFTTQGIPKDWQHFKVAFLEKYFSNSVRTQKEREFQNFKQGDMTVSEYAEKFEDLADYSRQAVYAPDELWKIDQFMMGLRADIAHSVSQREFTTYAECLRQCYVAENSLKRVQEERNQNRANFREQGRSTQHLRPRNPPPKKKQVYGDQSTQPPHCRRCGRKHTGDCQLGSVTCFRCGEQGHIAPRCPQRRIPEKTAGRVYTLDSRKAKGNNNLIAGTCYKKDGSMRLCIDYRQLNKVTIKNKYPLPRIDDLLDQLKGASVFSKIDLRSGYHQIRVKSSDVPKTAFRTRYGHYEFLVMPFGVTNAPAVFMDYMNRIFQPYLDQFVVIFIDDILVYSRTPEDHEEHLRIVLSTLREKQLYAKLSKCEFWLSEVSFLGHVISGGGVAVDPSKVEAVVNWDRPKSVTEVRSFLGLAGYYRRFIMGFAKLALPLTKLTRKEVAFEWDSECEQSFQKLKKKLTTAPVLVIPDPNRSYEVYCDASKKGLGGVLMQDGQVVAYASRQLRSHEENYPTHDLELAAIVFALKVWRHYLYGVHFEMFSDHKSLRYLFDQKELNMRQRRWMEYLKDYDFELKYHPGKANKVADALSRKEFRVAELMILEHDLLEKFRDLDLQFEWTPNGVLISNLSIENELRERIRISQGYDEQLQARRDMPDFVRAPDGVILF; from the exons ATGgctcaaatgatgcaaggcatgcagggGCAACAACCTCCTACTCAAGCTCCCGTTCCTCAAGCTGCAGCTGGACCTGATTTTCGTGCCTTCTTCAGGATGGATCCTCCAGAGTTTGTTGGCGGACTTGATTCCCTCTTGGCTCATGATTGGTTAGCTGGTATGGAGAGGGTGTTTCAGGCTATTCAGTGTACTgaagaagagaaggtgatctttgctAATCAGAAGATGAAGGGGccagctcttaggtggtggaacactgcatCCACTTATTTCACCACCCAAGGGATTCCTAAGGATTGGCAGCACTTCAAAGTGGCATTCTTGGAGAAGTATTTCTCTAATAGTGTGAGGACCCAAAAGGAGAGAGAATTTCAGAACTTCAAACAAGGTGACATGACTGTTTCAGAATATGCAGAGAAGTTCGAGGATTTGGCTGATTACTCCCGACAGGCTGTTTATGCTCcagatgaactatggaagatCGATCAGTTTATGATGGGAttgagggccgacattgctcatagCGTTTCTCAAAGAGAGTTCACTACTTATGCTGAATGTCTAAGGCAGTGTTATGTtgctgaaaacagtttgaaaagggttcaagaagagaggaaccagaacagGGCTAATTTCAGAGAGCAAGGGAGATCTACTCAACACTTGAGGCCCCGTAACCctccaccaaagaagaagcaggtTTATGGTGACCAATCGACTCAACCGCCTCATTGTCGTAGGTGTGGAAGGAAGCATACTGGAGATTGCCAGCTTGGTTCTGTGACTTGTTTTAGATGTGGCGAGCAGGGCCACATAGCTCCACGCTGTCCACAAAGGAGGATTCCTGAGAAGACTGCAGGTCGTGTTTACACTTTGGATTCAAGGAAGGCCAAGGGAAACAACAAtctcattgcgggtacgtgttat aagaaggatggaagtatGCGCCTGTGCATTGATTACCGTCAGCTGAACAAAgttaccataaagaacaaatatcctctGCCACGaattgatgacctcctagatcagttgaaaggagccagtgtgttctcgaagattgacctTAGGTCAGGATACCATCAGATCCGAGTGAAGAGttcagatgtacctaagactgcattcaggactcgatatggtcactacgagtttttagttatgccttttggtgtgactaatgctccggcagttttcatggattacatgaatcgaatctttcagccatatctggatcagttcgtagtgatcttcattgatgacattcttgtgTATTCTCGTACTCCTGAAGATCATGAAGAACACTTGCGGATCGTGTTATCTACTCTTCGAGAGAAACAGCTGTATGCCAAACtcagtaagtgtgagttttggctatccgaagtaagttttcttggtcacGTCATCTCAGGAGGAGGCGTAGctgtggatccttctaaagtagaagcagtgGTGAATTGGGATAGGCCAAAGAGTGTGACTGAagtcagaagcttcttaggtttggcaggttattaccgGAGGTTTATCATGGGGTTTGCTAAGTTAGCCTTACCATTGACAAAGCTTACGCGtaaggaggttgcttttgaatggGATTCCGAGTGTGAGCAGAGTTTCcagaaacttaagaagaagttgactactgcACCCGTGTTAGTGATTCCGGATCCAAACCGATCCTATGAGGTGTACTGTGacgcttctaagaaaggtttaggtGGAGTACTGATGCAAGATGGCCAGGTGGTAGCTTATGCCTCTCggcagttgagatctcatgaagagaattacccaacccatgatcttgagcttgctgcaatagtttttgcactcaaagtgtggcgacattacctatatggcgttcactttgagatgttcagtgatcataaaagcttgagatatctctttgaccagaaggagttgaatatgcgacaaaggagatggatggagtacctcaaagattatgattttgaattgaAGTACCATCCAGGGAAGGCTAATAAAGTGGCAGATGCGTTAAGTAGGAAGGAATTTCGAGTCGCTGAGTTAATGATATTGGAGCATGACTTATTGGAAAAGTTTAGAGACCTTGACCTTCAGTTTGAATGGACACCCAATGGTGTGTTGATCAGTAATTTGAGCATTGAGAATGAGTTGCGAGAGAGAATTCGGATATCCCAAGGGTATGATGAGCAATTGCAAGCAAGGAGAGATATGCCTGATTTTGTGAGAGCACCTGATGGGGTAATCTTGTTTTAG